A genomic segment from Ciona intestinalis chromosome 10, KH, whole genome shotgun sequence encodes:
- the LOC100175708 gene encoding LOW QUALITY PROTEIN: dynactin subunit 2-like (The sequence of the model RefSeq protein was modified relative to this genomic sequence to represent the inferred CDS: substituted 1 base at 1 genomic stop codon): MADPKYANLPGIDTESKDVYESGDLPEDDQHTVVEELNSTSVEVIGSDTQSAFNLFSGKYVAPIGDFSGYNAKSSAVNEEETVLQKFNRLKIEVQSLLDEVENVKESKADPASAAKLVSQVQSMQMKLSQSDVDSTTGSNVEKVSDVEKLLSSLKTSSKSKTSDSKAADGSYQLFLKPEAEKKKSLQFSALEQRLARLEKVLXSETDDINVLAAHSKHETLQSAAQMMEAKLSLLDPEQLPLVDSRLQAILSKVNEINKAHKAAGDQTSEVNSKITELYDLMQKSEGVRSALPHLIERLKALDELHAKSSSFVSVLDHLESTQAQINGRLDTTSASQKKLQEMLQKNMETIKVNVTQLNKRIADLQK, encoded by the coding sequence ATGGCTGATCCAAAATATGCCAATCTGCCAGGGATTGATACTGAAAGTAAAGATGTCTATGAGAGTGGAGACTTACCTGAGGATGACCAACATACTGTTGTGGAGGAATTAAACAGCACGAGTGTGGAAGTTATAGGTTCCGACACACAATCtgcatttaatttgtttagtgGAAAATATGTGGCACCGATTGGAGACTTTTCTGGGTACAACGCTAAGAGCAGTGCAGTAAATGAGGAGGAGACGGTTTTGCAAAAGTTCAACAGGTTGAAGATTGAAGTTCAAAGTCTTTTGGATGAAGTGGAAAACGTGAAAGAATCTAAAGCAGACCCTGCATCAGCAGCTAAATTGGTCAGCCAAGTTCAGTCGATGCAAATGAAACTATCGCAAAGTGATGTGGACTCCACTACTGGGAGCAATGTGGAGAAAGTCAGTGATGTTGAAAAGCTCCTTTCTTCTTTAAAAACATCTTCTAAAAGTAAAACCTCGGATTCCAAAGCTGCTGATGGATCATATCAGCTATTTCTAAAACCTGAAgcagaaaagaaaaaatccctTCAGTTTTCGGCCTTGGAGCAAAGATTGGCTCGTTTGGAAAAAGTTTTGTGATCGGAAACAGATGACATTAATGTATTGGCTGCGCATTCAAAGCATGAGACACTTCAGTCTGCTGCACAAATGATGGAAGCAAAGTTATCTCTTCTTGATCCTGAGCAATTGCCATTGGTTGACTCAAGATTGCAAGCTATTCTCAGCAAAGTCAATGAGATTAACAAAGCACATAAAGCTGCTGGTGACCAAACAAGTGAGGTTAACTCAAAAATAACAGAGTTATATGATCTGATGCAAAAATCTGAAGGGGTACGAAGTGCTCTGCCCCACTTGATTGAGAGACTAAAAGCACTTGACGAGTTACATGCAAAATCAAGTAGCTTTGTGTCAGTTCTTGACCATTTGGAGTCCACACAGGCACAAATAAATGGACGACTAGATACCACCAGTGCAAGTCAGAAGAAACTGCAAGAAATGTTGCAGAAAAACATGGAGACAATTAAAGTTAATGTAACCCAGCTGAATAAAAGAATCGCAGACCTACAAAAATAA
- the LOC100181190 gene encoding methylated-DNA--protein-cysteine methyltransferase-like: MVKQDILTVVLKTPIGIVSLIHTSRGIKEINLDKSVNHDPDIVNHNMTNYSVSIESSSGPLTECAQDSIRWVEMFFDPKSNSYLKVPAIDNEIVKKDNFTGRVLRSLMENTERGTTVSYAKLAAMCGSPKACRAVGQAMRANPIPLLVPCHRVIASDGGLGHYMSGKGDNIKSWLLEFEKSSALN; this comes from the coding sequence ATGGTTAAACAGGATATACTTAccgttgttttaaaaacacccATAGGCATCGTATCTTTGATTCATACGAGCCGTGGCATTAAAGAAATTAACTTGGATAAATCTGTGAACCACGATCCCGATATAGTAAATCACAACATGACGAACTACAGTGTTTCTATTGAAAGCAGCAGCGGCCCATTAACAGAATGTGCCCAGGACTCAATACGTTGGGTGGAAATGTTTTTTGACCCAAAATCAAACTCTTATTTGAAAGTACCTGCTATAGATAATGAAATTGTAAAGAAAGACAACTTTACCGGCCGCGTTTTGAGAAGTCTGATGGAAAACACTGAAAGAGGCACGACCGTATCTTATGCTAAACTAGCAGCTATGTGTGGCAGTCCAAAGGCTTGTAGAGCAGTGGGTCAAGCCATGAGAGCGAATCCAATTCCCCTTCTTGTTCCTTGCCACAGAGTTATAGCAAGCGATGGTGGATTAGGTCATTATATGTCTGGTAAAGGTGACAATATAAAATCATGGTTGCTTGAGTTTGAAAAATCATCTGCATTaaattaa